A single window of Magnetococcus marinus MC-1 DNA harbors:
- the mamQ gene encoding magnetosome protein MamQ yields MSKNGRDATDGLEALESESLNSERVRRMKRLMKDMYKEEFESQRLRLPPIKSRALIVTVSFLSIVIFGVTTLYNFNRFVTLEERVLSSHGHIEDALQRRLNLVQNLVNLTLNQAALEQEVYRHVADVRKQIGQGGEARAAEGPEGSAADLESGLAGHDNTNFLKQMLGMTGNVSSGALANLLAVVEQYPNITASVTYQQLMDKLVEIENRITLRRDEYNEEVRIYNTLISSFPWYILAKVTGFDRYDYFTARDSRADPVLRVPQVDNDTFDRLLPVFDGKAPEVRKVPKVVTPHPLEGQKPSNDKRAP; encoded by the coding sequence ATGAGTAAAAATGGTCGCGACGCAACGGACGGTTTAGAGGCGCTGGAGTCAGAATCGCTCAATAGTGAGCGTGTGCGCCGTATGAAACGTCTGATGAAAGATATGTATAAGGAGGAGTTTGAGTCCCAGCGACTGCGCTTGCCGCCGATTAAATCCCGCGCCTTGATCGTCACGGTCTCCTTTCTTTCCATCGTGATTTTTGGGGTAACGACCCTCTACAATTTTAACCGTTTCGTGACCCTTGAGGAGCGGGTGCTCTCCTCCCACGGTCATATTGAAGATGCCTTGCAACGGCGTTTGAATTTGGTGCAGAATCTGGTCAACTTGACCCTAAACCAAGCGGCGCTGGAGCAAGAAGTCTACCGCCACGTAGCTGATGTGCGCAAGCAGATTGGTCAAGGGGGGGAAGCCCGTGCCGCAGAGGGGCCGGAAGGCTCGGCGGCTGATCTGGAGTCGGGCTTGGCTGGTCATGATAATACCAACTTTTTAAAGCAGATGTTGGGTATGACAGGCAATGTCAGCAGTGGTGCCTTGGCCAATCTGCTGGCGGTTGTGGAGCAATATCCCAATATTACCGCATCCGTGACATACCAGCAATTGATGGATAAATTGGTGGAAATTGAAAACCGGATTACCCTGCGGCGTGATGAATATAACGAGGAAGTGCGTATTTACAATACACTGATTTCCTCCTTTCCATGGTATATTCTGGCCAAGGTGACCGGGTTTGATCGCTACGACTACTTTACAGCTCGTGATAGCCGCGCAGATCCCGTGTTGCGTGTGCCACAGGTTGACAACGATACGTTTGACCGCTTGCTGCCGGTATTTGACGGCAAAGCGCCAGAGGTCAGAAAGGTTCCCAAGGTTGTGACGCCACATCCGCTTGAGGGACAGAAACCGTCCAATGACAAGAGAGCGCCATGA
- the mamS gene encoding magnetosome protein MamS — MKWEEWIGVLAALFMVGLIVMTLMPNQVGSLFSGDTGLGQGVKMNVPQPGAVGPAYVQGQPRALQIAAQTAPATQPQATQPQAVGDALNPVRNDGGAPVQPGVVPFRQAPLVSFEGTIQQISEIQWQDKQIHIWLSQPGNGELHISVAPSWFLAFMGCTLQHDMQVSGRGFKFDNINKDAVVYAKFLRLGAKRCHLRNDEGFALWSNKLR; from the coding sequence ATGAAATGGGAAGAGTGGATCGGCGTACTTGCTGCCCTATTTATGGTGGGTCTTATTGTGATGACCCTTATGCCCAACCAGGTGGGCTCCCTGTTTTCGGGAGATACCGGTTTGGGGCAGGGCGTAAAAATGAATGTTCCGCAACCAGGAGCGGTTGGGCCAGCTTATGTTCAGGGGCAGCCACGGGCGCTGCAAATAGCGGCGCAAACTGCTCCAGCTACGCAACCCCAGGCTACGCAACCCCAGGCTGTGGGGGATGCCTTAAACCCTGTACGCAACGATGGTGGGGCACCGGTGCAGCCGGGGGTGGTGCCTTTTCGGCAGGCGCCTTTGGTCAGTTTTGAAGGTACGATCCAGCAAATATCCGAAATTCAATGGCAAGATAAGCAGATTCACATTTGGTTAAGTCAGCCTGGCAATGGAGAGTTGCATATTTCGGTTGCGCCAAGTTGGTTTTTGGCATTTATGGGCTGCACGCTACAACACGATATGCAGGTTAGCGGTCGGGGCTTTAAGTTTGATAACATCAATAAAGATGCCGTTGTTTATGCAAAATTTTTGCGGTTAGGCGCTAAGCGCTGTCACTTGCGCAACGATGAGGGTTTTGCGCTTTGGTCTAACAAGCTACGTTAG
- the mamT gene encoding magnetosome protein MamT has translation MQLNSKPPSPLTAMIVLLVVMGGAWLLYEKNKDTLEEWSDNRIPRYLQGEIFGSYPMPTQPTIQEEVVRKVQQNKQQPAKMVVKMLPVIPKNAKLPHPYWGLCTKCHLIKGGAPPGSQPITPVGKVLEKASMITKVGPPIYPDSTRHHPAAGRCIKCHDIVVKLPPN, from the coding sequence GTGCAACTGAACAGTAAACCACCCTCCCCATTAACCGCCATGATTGTGCTGCTTGTCGTTATGGGGGGGGCTTGGTTACTCTATGAAAAAAACAAGGATACGCTAGAAGAGTGGTCCGACAACCGCATTCCACGGTATCTGCAAGGGGAAATTTTTGGCAGCTACCCCATGCCAACCCAACCCACCATTCAGGAAGAGGTGGTCCGAAAAGTGCAACAAAACAAACAGCAGCCAGCCAAAATGGTTGTCAAGATGCTACCTGTAATCCCTAAAAACGCTAAGTTACCACACCCTTATTGGGGATTATGCACCAAGTGCCACCTTATTAAAGGGGGTGCCCCGCCGGGCAGCCAGCCTATTACGCCGGTTGGTAAGGTGCTTGAGAAAGCCTCTATGATCACCAAGGTTGGCCCGCCGATTTATCCGGATTCCACGCGTCACCATCCGGCTGCAGGTCGTTGTATTAAGTGCCATGATATTGTGGTAAAGCTGCCACCCAATTAG
- the mamB gene encoding magnetosome biogenesis CDF transporter MamB: MKYDECRNCRDTVTWYSIVSNLILVVIKGVLGVISGCQALVADAFHSSADVMASTVTLASLKISERPADDDHHYGHGKVQFISSSIVGLILITGAIFILIDAIKTIVTGDYDAPNRIAILGAAISVISNELMFRYQSCVGKQNNSPAIMANAWDNRSDAFSSIAVMIGVAFATFGFPVADPLAALGVSVLVIRIGIELNLEAIDGLMDASPEMEELEDIYKIVKDVSSVHGINYMRARTMGDNLHVELNVEVAEALKVYEGDLIVDLLKRRIFQEVKHIGELQIFLTPLRTESR, translated from the coding sequence ATGAAGTACGATGAATGTCGAAATTGCCGGGATACGGTTACGTGGTACTCCATTGTTTCTAACCTGATCCTGGTGGTTATTAAGGGAGTTTTGGGTGTTATCTCAGGCTGTCAAGCGCTGGTGGCGGATGCCTTTCACTCCTCTGCGGATGTCATGGCCTCTACCGTAACGTTGGCCAGCTTGAAAATTTCCGAGCGTCCAGCCGATGACGACCACCATTACGGGCACGGTAAGGTTCAGTTTATTTCATCGTCCATCGTGGGGTTGATTCTGATTACGGGGGCGATTTTCATTCTGATTGACGCCATCAAGACCATTGTGACGGGCGATTATGACGCTCCTAATCGCATTGCCATTTTGGGAGCTGCCATTTCGGTGATCTCCAATGAGCTGATGTTTCGCTATCAGAGCTGCGTGGGTAAGCAAAACAACAGTCCTGCCATTATGGCCAATGCCTGGGATAATCGCTCCGATGCTTTTTCATCCATCGCTGTGATGATTGGGGTTGCTTTTGCGACATTTGGTTTTCCTGTCGCGGATCCCTTGGCGGCATTGGGGGTTTCTGTCCTGGTGATTCGTATCGGTATCGAATTAAATCTGGAAGCCATAGATGGTCTGATGGATGCCTCACCAGAGATGGAGGAGTTGGAAGATATTTATAAAATTGTCAAAGATGTCTCCAGCGTACATGGCATCAACTACATGCGAGCACGTACCATGGGGGATAACCTGCACGTGGAACTCAATGTGGAGGTTGCCGAAGCGTTAAAGGTGTATGAAGGGGATTTGATTGTAGACCTGTTAAAGCGGCGTATCTTCCAAGAGGTCAAACACATTGGCGAGTTGCAGATATTTTTGACACCGCTGCGTACGGAGTCCCGTTGA